TAAACTGCAAAAATGgttcctgaggtttggtcacttttccCACTTTGGTCCAAAATTCAAATCTTTTGAatctaggtccctgtggtttcaattttgttgtcattttcatccaaaatcaaaatctggtctgATTTTTAAGTTAACATCcagcttttttgtctttttcctctcttttaatgaagggcaacatggtcagattttttaatttgttataaaaaAACGCTAAAAGACCAATTTGCCCCTCATTTAAAGGAAGGAAAAAGACagaaaaactggatgttaactgaaaaatctgaccagattttgattttggatgaaaatggcaacacaattgaaaccacaggacccagattcaaaagatttAAGTTTTCGACTAATgcggcaaaagtgaccaaaccttagaAACtgttttggcagtttactctataataTGTTTCATATAAGTagtgacccgttttgacccgttgTATAATCAGAGTGACATAAATCAACCCGTTTAACAACACAAAAATTACCCAAATCAACGTATGGATGTGTGCACTCTTAAAaatgttatcttttttttttttttgtcatatcAGTTTTCAGATTTGTGTTTAATAAGATAAGGTCTCAACTTATGCATTGACTTATTGAAAAAGTCAACCTCACTGTATAACTTGCAAATTCCATTACCAGTTTGTCTTAGATTCATTCAAAACTCTGAAAAATGTAATCTTTTTGCTATTTTGAGTACCAATTATTGGTGATTTTAAAGAAAACTTGAAGTTTCAGTTGCATTTGACTTGTTGATAAGGTCAACCATACTGTATAACCTGCACTTTCTCTAACGAATCCGAACTGCTTAGATAAGATTCATCAAACTATCCAAGATTCTTAAAGATTCTGTTTTTTGTTTTAGGGTTGATTCAAATATAGTTTCTTGAAGATGTATGTGGTGGATAGCAGAGGAGGAGCAATAGCATGCATGCTGCTTGCATTACTCTTCTTAGGAACATGGCCCGCCATTTTAACGTTGTTAGAACGACGTGGTCGGCTTCCTCAACACACTTATCTTGATTACACAATCACCAATCTTTTGGCTGCTGTCATAATCGCTTTCACATTTGGGGAACTTGGCCACACGAATGACGATAAGCCCAATTTTCTAGTCCAGCTTTCTCAGGTAAACTTCTTGCACACAACCCGTTCGACGAAATGCATCAATGAACACTCTTTTCTTTGGTGCAGAATAATTGGCCGAGCATTCTGTTCGCAATGGTGGGTGGGGTGGTTTTAAGTCTGGGAAATCTGTCAACGCAATATGCATGGGCATTTGTCGGTTTATCTGTCACCGAGGTGATCACCTCAAGTATTACTGTTGTCATAGGTATTGttatttcttcatcatctttacACAAACATATAGAAAAACATGTTTTAAGACGTCTTTGGGATCAGGGGCGTAGCATataaggggccgggaggggcgcccgaccccccgaacttttcatTCAGTACTGTTGtacatgtagttttcgtatagaaatttttgggtatatacgttttcgaccccccggttctatagacttttttgggtatatacgttttcgccccccccccccccccccccccccccccccccgaaaacTTCAAGCTTCTCCACTGTTTGGGATTGTGATGTTGATATTTTTTATTGGGGCGATAGGTACGACTTTGAACTACTTTTTAGACGACAAGATCAACCGAGCCGAGATACTGTTCCCTGGCGTCGCGTGTTTCTTGATTGCGGTTTGTTTAGGCTCTTTTGTGCATGCATCTAACGCCAAAGATAATAAAACAAAGCTTGAAAGATTAGGCGCGGGTGAAAAAGGGTATATTTTGTTTCTTTGAATACTATTTGTTTAGCAACTTTTCTACTCTAAGTTACGAATTCTAATGACATATTACATGATACTTGACAGAGTTATTAGTAACGGATCAAACCCGATTCCAAGTAAGAACACTTGAAACTTTTTATTAAATTCAAAATGTTTGAATTTATAACAAGTTTAGATTATTAGTTTAAGCTTTCTGTTTAATTCTTAGAAAAAGATTTGGAGAATGGAAGTGTTAAAGTCGAGAAAGCGAAAGTAGGGACCGCAAGTTTTCTAATTGAACTCGAAAGCCGAAGAGCAATCAAGGTCTTGCACTACAATAAGTTTAATAGCTCGAAACTAGGGCTGCCAACGAACAGAACGAACAcaccttgttcgtgttcatttgttaagaattatatgtgttcatgaacacttaccgaacgagattttatgttcgtgttcgtttgttaaggaaatgaacctgttcgtgttcgtttgttaactTTAGGCAAGGAACGAAAACGAACATTGATGAACACAAacggaaacaaacgaacacaaacaagcgttcatgaacagaatatataatacactaatacttattaagtattttatttgtcggaatttaaagtgtttaaataaaatataaaaactaaaaacactaatgaactattgaACATAAACGAATgttcacaaacataaatgaacgaacgtggcctctgttcatgttcgttcctttaactaaacgaacgaaaattcttgttcgtgtttgtttgtttgtttaatgaacgaacgaacacgaacgaacttcccgccgaacagtttGCTGAACGTTTGGTTTGTTTGCAGCCCTACTCGAACCCGTTCACATATGAATGTTGTGCTAAACCTTTTACATTATGTGTGGATTTCAGGTGTTTGGGAAAAGCACTTTGATTGGTTTGTCGATATGTTTCTTCGCGGGAGTGTGTTTCTCACTTTTCTCACCGGCTTTTAATCTCGCAACCAATGACCAATGGAATACATTGGACGATGGCGTCCCTCACTTAAGCGTCTACACCGCTTTCTTCTACTTCTCGTGCTCGTGTTTTGTGATTGCCATAATCTTGAACATTACATTCCTTTACCGCCCTGCGTTCAACTTGCCTCGATCTTCAATCAAGGCGTATCTAAACGACTGGGACGGTAGAGGCTGGGCGTTTCTGGCTGGATTTTTGTGCGGTTTCGGGAACGGTCTCCAGTTTATGGGAGGTCAAGCTGCTGGTTATGCTGCAGCTGATGCAGTTCAGGTGAGTTCTAAAGTCTATATAAGTAATtctaggggtgctaaacggggcgtgtttgcgggttggcgggttcaacccgacccgaacccgaaaattttacatGAACCCGAACCtgaaaatcgtatcatacatatAAACCCGAACATGACCCGGAGTTtcatgggttgacccgaacatgACCCGTCTAACccgaatttttaatttttttttataaaatttatattttaaaattacaatttgcttaaaaacacaaatgtatataataatatcatatttaaattataaaatctatattaatttctctttttaagttataatcatggcataaaatacacaccgcatttaatttataacataaaatatattgtaaaaaatataatatagtataaatgtgttaaactggttaacccgccaacccgaccaggttgacccgaacccgacccgttaacctaaacgggttTGCGGGTTCatcctgaaactgacccgaacccgtttagactaaacctaaacccgcaaatttcgtgttaggttcgtgtcgggttttcgggtcgagtcagaaattcacacccttAAGTAATTCTAAAGTCTAAGTTTACCTTATAATGTTGTGAATTCATTTCAGGCACTTCCACTTGTAAGTACCTTTTGGGGGGTGCTCTTTTTTGGTGAGTATCGCAAATCGTCGAGAAGAACATACGTGCTTCTCGTAGGCATGCTTTCCATGTTTATTGTGGCTGTTGGAGTTTTAATGGCGTCATCAGGACACCGAAAACATTAAACACGTTATGTCGTTACCTTAAAATTATCGAAAGGCAAAAATGTTACTGATCGTCAACATTGTACAGGAAAAAAGAACAAATTTGATTACAAAGGCACTAAACATATAAGAATCTGTTATTCTGATATCAAATTGAAAGTTGTACCATAGGAATAAGTTGAAATTATGGGCTTGTATTAAGTACATTCATTTATCAATATATATTTAGGCATTTGGTTTTGTTTATCAGTGATGTTCTAATTACCTAATAGCACTTTGGATTAAAAGTGATCCTATTCATCAAAAGTAAATAAAttggtttttatatttttattgtaGCAAAagtaaatcaatttttttttgtggcATAagtaaatcaatttttttttttggtttttatatttttattgtattttatcgtttttttttttcttttttaccttTAACATCCAGTATTGTCATTCATACCTCTTAGCTTTATATGActttgtaaaatgtcatttttatcCCCTCGAATTTTACGTGCTAATTTTTATGCACATGTGTCGAATGTAATAcgttttagtgcttatttttatgtatatttttgatttgtttatgttttgtcaTATTTAATACGTTTTCACTAGGCGGTACAAATTCGAGTTACTTTATGTTTTAAAGGCGTCACGCTCGGTACCATTCTTTGACATAAAAAACACTATTTTCTCACGTGTTTTTTCAAGTACGTTTCAGTATAGATCCAAGTAGTTTATGTTTTGACGTAACCGAGtcggtcaaatataatatgttttcactAGATGATATATAAGTTTGAGTTACTTTAAGTTGTAACGCCGCCACAATTCGCGGTACCACTGTTTGACTTAAAAAATATATTCTCCTACGTGCTTTTTATAAGTAAGTTTTAGTGTAAATCTAAttttgtttacgttttgacacaCATTTTTCTCGGCAATAAGTCAAGTCAAATGTgatacgttttcgtgcttatttttatgttgttttcagTAGGTCTACGTTTTGACATAAGTTTTGTCCGCAAACGAGTCGGTTCAGATATTTAACAGTACAAATTTGAGCTACTTTAAGTTTCGCTGCCGTCGCAACGTGCGGCGGGTCAAAAAACTAGTTATTCATCAAAAGTGAAACAGTCTAGTACTCTTTTGATATAAAGATTTAGAAGGTTTCTAGTTTCTACACTTTGGGCAACTTTCCATATGTTTTACTCACTTTCATGTTTTATTCACTTTCATTTTAGCTAacattttatatgttttattCACTTTCATTTTAGCTAacattttatttgttttattcaCTTTCATTTTAACTAACATTTTATTAATGATTTGCTCATTTACTACCAAATGGATCGAAACTTTCACTGTGAGCTGCTCAACCTTTTTCGACTACAAAGAGGATTTTAAGACCTAGGCATTCATAAGCATGATTATATAGACAAAGTTAAGATTCTATTATCAGTGTTCTTAGTAATTTCCGACTTAGTTTGCCCTATTTGGGAGTTTTTAGTTATAACATATTTTAGTCAATAATGTCTAGGGAAAATTAGTCAAAATCACTGTTAAAATGAGTTTCAATAGTAACTTAAAATATTGATTTATGAAAATGCCATTAAAAAGCCATATTGGCTTAAGATGTTAAATTATGTGTTGTTTTTTCTAAATGACTAATGTTGATTGTTGAACTCAAATGACCAATTAAACTTAAAATCAGATGAATATGGAATGTTTGAATTACATTAAGAAACATTAAAATGTGAAATATTAACAATGATGTATTTTTAGGGGAAAGTTATTGTAAAAATAAACTTAACGTACAAAACATACGAATTGCATGAAAAGGAAATGTAGGCGGtagtatttttgtaattatcagtaactatcaaagttactctacaagtgtacctgtaaagtaattttgatcttttgtagagtaattttgtaaaattgtcttgtagagtaattttgttcttgtagggtaattatcaaaattacactaacccccccccccaccccaccccactcccaaaaacctaaaaaaacctaccccccccccccaactaaaagctaaaaattaaaccataaagctaaaccccataactaaatgctaacaaaattactctacaagatcaaaattactctaaaggatcattttataaaattactctacaaaagatcaaaattactctatttTTGGGGGTTAGTtgaaattttgataattaccctacaagaccaaaattactctacagtttTTTGATAAATTTGCAGGGTAATTTTGATTCACTTGTAAAAGTAATTTTGATGCATagtaattttacaaaattaccttacaaaagatcaaaattactctataaaagatcaaaattactctacaagagtaattttgatagttaCTCATAATTACAAAAATGAAAATGACACCGTGCTTTTTCTCTTTTCCTTTCAGTGTGTATGTTTACTACGTTaagtttatttgtatttgatctttattgtgtatttttatttttttataattttgctCGGAAAAAGAGAATACCACACGTTCATGACACGGTTTTATTCAAATGAGAAGGATGCTTGGCCTCAAATGAGTCAACTATAGCATTGAGTTGACTTGTAACACATTGAAGCATTTTGAATAATGCATCAACTCTTCACAGGTTCTTTAGTGTTGATGAGTCATGAGGATTCCTTGTTTATTCTTTGccttttttttctaattttcaTGATATCACCCACTGCTCATCCTTTTAAATCATATCCTACAGCAAATATTTCCACCACATGGACCACCAGTTACTTCCTGGACAATGTCATGGCCCGACCCATGCTCCTCAGCGAAACCAATGTAGCTCAATTCGCCTGCGGCTTCTTCTGTGAAGAAAATTGGACAGTATATGAAACTGATGCCAGATGGGCACTTGCAAGTGTTTGAATGGGAATCCGAAAATTGGACAGTGCTAACCGATCTTCTTACAAATAGTTACGATGGAGAGTGTGGCTATCCTCTAACTTGTGGACGAAATTCCATTTGCTCGACtaagcaacaacaacaacaatgtagTTGTCCCACAAAAGAATGCTTTAGAGCAGTGAACGATGGCCAACTCAACCTGGGTTGCTCTGAAATTACTCCTCTCACATGTAATGCTACACAAAATCAGCATTTTATCACACTCGAGCATGTCGGGTACTTCACTTATACGCAGGGGCGGAACCAGAGGGGGGTCAAGAGGGTCTGTTGACCCTCCGGTCACAggaactttttgaattttcacttataaattttgagtttttgaagaacaaacttagagatggaccccctaatttgaaccaatatagaatataagcttatgatgaccctctaactaaatcgttctggttccgccactgcTTATACGGCGAGCATGGAGGGGGTTAATATGGAGACTTGCAAACAAGCGTGTCTAAACAATTGCTCATGCAAAGCAGCCTTTTTTCAGTATTCTTCAAATGTTTCAAGTGGAAGATGTTCTTTACCTTCCGAGATATTTACAATGAAGAGCGAAAATTCAGGTTATTTTGTATGTTTAGCTTTCATAAAAGTCCAGAATATTACATCTCCTCCTTTGAATGTTACACCTGTTGGAAATATTAAAGGAAAACATACAAGTTGGTATGTTTCCTTCATCCCACATCGGTGAGGGGAGTGAACTTTGAGTGGTTTATAAGGGATTACTCCTTATGGGCCTAGACGATTCAGACGAGTCTGAAGAAATAACTAAAGTTTATTAATTCAGTTATTTCTTCAGACTCATCTGAATCGTTTTTAAATAAAACGCACTTCGCACGTACGCATCGTCGCTAGgagcttttatttttagctaGGGTCTGGTTCAGGTGCAACTGATCAGTGGATCGAATGAGATAAGGTTGAGATAGAGATGAATTCGAAACAGTGGGGGTTATCTCTACCAATTCGAATTCGTATAGGTTATCTCCAGCAACAGAAGATGGTTCTGGAGGTTTATCCCATTCCCCGTTTTTCTCATTCATTCTTTGGTATGATCACAACCTATAAATAAAGGTCTCCTGCTACCCATTCAACACACCTATTTTCGCAGCCTCCTCCTTCCATTGTGTGCTCCAGTTTTCGTTTCCAGCTTCTGCGTTTTTCTGGTTTCCATTGCTGTTGGAATACCAGATTAGTTCTGCATTAAATCCTGGGAGTTTACGCTGCAGCTCACAGCAATACGAGCGCGTAAAATCCTTTAAGGACAGGAATCATCCGTGCAGTTCAAGGATCTTTGTTCTCAATCGCCATGTTGGTTTTAATTTTGCGTGTTCTTTAAATTCGTCCGATAACGGGACAgtctccttctacctttctttaatcagtttgctcaagttggaacaaactggtttggctgataactcggtaattaataaagttaatattaatttattgtttgattgaaatattttcaaaagtcttaaaggattttatttttttgtgtttaATCAACAGTACTAATGGACTCTGAACTACCAACAGCCAATCTGAGATTCATGAATCAAGAGTTTGTCAAGTTGGACAGATTCGATGGTCAGAACTATACCAGTTGGGCAGACAAGGTTAAGTTCATGCTAGTTGTGCTGAAACTCTACTATATCCTTGATCCTGACTTGCCTGAAATCCCTGAAGACCCTCCTCTTGAGCCAGGAGAGGTCCAGAATCAAGATTTGGCAAAGCAAAGACTTGTCCGTAAGGAAGCTGAAGATCTTTGCCTGGGCCACATCAAAAATTCTCTTTCGGATCGTCTCTATGACTTATACGCGCCGGTAAAAAGTGCTAGAGAATTGTGGAAAGCTTTGGAAGATAAGTACAAGGCTCATGAAGAAGGTACTAACAAATACCTTATTTCCAAGTACTTAGACTTTCAAATGGTCGATGACAAGTCAATCATGGAGCAAGTGCATGAACTCCAAGTTCTTGTTAACAAATTGACCGCACTTTCATTTCCGATGCCAGAAATATTTCAAGTAGGGGTCATTATTGCAAAACTGCAtcctaattgaaaagatttatCAAAGAGAATGATGCACAAGTCTGAGGACTACTCTTTGGACGAACTGTTGAAGCACCTCCGAATTGAGGAGGAAACGTGCAACAGGGACAAAAGAAATAAAGTCGTATCGAGTGTGAATCATGTTGCTGGAAGATCTGGTCAAAAGGGAAAAGGGGCATCATCAAAGAATAAAAAGTTTACCGCACCAAAGAAAAAGGAATTCAAGAAGTCACAACACACTAACAACCATCAACCAAAGAGGCCTGGTAAATGTCATGTTTGTGGAGAAACCGGGCATTATGCACGAGAGTGCTCTCAAAGGAAATATGGATCTACGGTTGGTTGTACAAGTGCTATTGATGTTGATAAAGTCACCAATCTAGTAGCCAATGTGGGTCTTGGAGAGGTGAACATGCTTTCTCAATATACACGCATTGTGGCATGTAGATGATGGTTTTTGGATTCTGGAGCCACTGTTCATGTTTGTGGGACATCGTGTAGAAGTTTGTGGTAAAGGCACGGTGCGACTAAACTTTAAAGATGGTCAAGTGGTTACCCTTCAGGACGTGTTGCATGTTCCTGGTATCACCAAGGGTCTTGTTTCTGCTGATAAGTTCGATCGGAATGGTTACAAGCTGGTTATCAAGAATCTCCGTGTGAGAACCTAGAGCATTTGAGGGTTTGGGGTGTCTTGCCTACTATCGCGTACCTAATCCAAAGACACTCAGACTGGGAGAACGAGCTTTCAAGAGTGTATTCATTGGATATGTTTCGCATAGTAAATCTTACCGATTGTTGGATGACGAATCAGGTATAGTTGTAGAATCCAGAGATGTGGAATTCTTTGAGAACAAGTtttcaagagatgatgaaaactcaaATTGCACCACAACTTCTAGTACTTCTGAAAAAAGGGTCCAACCCTCACCAATAGTTGAAGAACCAAGAAAAAGTACTAGAGTTAGAAAAGAGAAAAGTTATGGAGATGATTTCTTTTCTTACCTGGTTGAGGGAACTCAAAAGAAAGTGACGAGAGAGGTCATTTTCGTTATAAATTTGGATGATGATCCTAAAACTTTCAACGAAGCAATGTCATCAAGAGATGCCCCTTTGTGAAAGGAGGCAGTCAATGATGAAATGGATTCCATTATGGGAAATGGAACTTGGGAATTAGCTGATCTACCCAAGGGAAAGAAACCTATTGGATCCAAATGGATTTTCAAAAAGAAGTGTCATCCAGATGGATCCATCTCTGCCTATAAAGCGAGATTAGTTGCTAAAGGGTATAGGCAGAGAGAAGGGATCGACTATTTTGATACCTATGCACCTGTGGCTAGAATAAGTTCTATTAGAACTCTAATAGCGGTGTCTTCTTTGAAAGGGCTGTACATCCATCAAATGGATGTGAAGACAACATTTCTAAATGGGTATCTAAATGAGGAGATTTGTTTGGAGCAACCAGAAGGATTTGTGATGCCTGGACAAGAGAACAAAGTGTGTAGACTTATTAAATCTCTGTATGGTTTGAAGCAAGCTCCTAAACAGTGGCATGGGAGATTTGATACCACTGTGACTGCTTTCGGGTTTTAACACAATAGTGCTGACCAATGTATTTATACTAAGTGCGAACCCGGTTATACAGTCGTGATTTgtctctatgttgatgatatgttgatcATTGGCACTCACCTTGAAGGTATTTctgaaactaagaaatatttaTCCTCGAACTTTAAGATGAAAGATCTAGGAGAAGTTGATACCATTCTTGGGATCAAGGTGAAAAGAACTGGAAGTCAGATTTCTCTAAGTCAATCTCATTACATAGAGAAAATTCTGACTAAGTTTCAACACTTAAATATTAAAGATTTTAATACCCCGTTTGATCCAAGTGTGAAACTTAAAGTGAACTCTGGAAGAGCAGTGGCTCAACTGGAGTATGCGAGTGCTATTGGAAGTATGATGTATGCAACGCATTGCACTCGTCCTAACATTGCTTTTGCTGTAAGCAAATTGAGTCAGTATACTGTCAATCCAGGGATAGAACACTggttcatggtggtcaagtagaagaacatcttctgttgccaccttttgaagtggagacccgagaacttctcgggtcgttcagcatgattcgccactgtggacgctcccacagtgttggCAGGGGTACCGACAACAACATTGGTGTTGCTCGTGTTCACATTTTCAGTCGACATTctgaaaaatttcaagaaaacaagttaaattctgttttcaaaataataaagacgctactttattattattaggtGTTCAAAAATTCAGTCGTgtagcttctaagtccaactttgaagactacaACATTAGGATTTTTAGAACTCAGCgacagaaaggtgtagaagcagagttctgttttgacaaagtcgctactttgaatcaaaacagagaaaagaaaatttgttttttaaaacacaactgtatgaattcaaAACTGGTTCGAATTCACAGCAGAATATGTTTGTGATTCTACACGAACGGTGTTTttaaaaaatttgttttaagattgtaggaatccgttcgtgtaaaataaataaaattctttTATTAACTTGAAATTACAACTGAAAGGAAAGCAGAAATTACAATACAGATTACAACTGAAAAGAATAGACAAACAAGAACAGAAATCCGAACAGAAAAACTGTTctttggctgaggatcgtgttagacacgagTCCCTTAAAATAAATTTCGTGTTCTCCTgggagaacacgtttgtttccaggatacaacagccgcaagcagttgcactgccggtcttgactgCAACCCGAAGGTATACCTTGCTTGGTTGAGAGAAGAAGACAAAATCAGAGAAGATTGTAAGTTGTTGTGTTTTCGGTGTGTTTGGTCTGCAATAGGATGCTCCAATTTATagttgcaggtcttgaagaaactgaaaaatgaattaaatgggtgaattaaactgcattaaacgtctttaatgcactttaattcgtcacttaattcttagtcaaacgcattaacttcgtcagtttcaaatgctgaatgtAACTGCACTGGCATTAACTGCAGCAGGAAGCTTCTGCGCGCAAGACATACTGGTGCGCGCGCAGGTCTGCACcctcatgcgcggtgcgtccacttggctcactgccatgcgcgcgtgcgccatactcactcaggtccatgcgcgcgtgtgccacgtcacttgtgagcctctacgagcacgccacacagtcgcgtcgttttggctcactttggtgcgccgcgcacgtcacatcaggtccatgcaccatgcgcgcaaCCGCGCGCTCATGTGTACTCGCTCGCGCGCGtatgcgcatgactgccacgtcatgcgccagCATGCCACATTACCAaacacttggtccttgcaacccttgtgcttccACCACGCGCACgcagtcaaaaatacaaaggcggctctcaagcgggcgaattgcaaagtgcgccatcaaagcgccacattgcgcctcgtcgcccacgccacgcgcgcgcgcgtgtgcgagtgcgagttagggtgctctgcacccttcgcgagtacactagtgagtgcttccatgaaacaataaggatggagagttcccacttaaatacccctttaagtttcatctctcatccgatttgggacaaggtgccactttcccacattttcagcattcaagtttcaaacaccaaattttgagcatcgatatctcattcatcttagctccgttttggacgtggtttagttcgttgcgaagctcttccaagaTAGAACataaacccacaaataaatatataaaacccgctccttttattatatttatttctagtccaaaataggaaaaaatcattttcctatatttgtgaaaaatgctattttcacaaaatttccaacaatcccccacatgaatagaaatcgatctattaagtttcaacgatacacgttcaacagttgagtattgcaagataggtaggtgtaacctttgaacctccttttgtgaagcatacttagcctcctaggGTCTTGTAGACGCGGGGTCTTTGACCAATCCCCCATTTATGTaggcgacaatatacattcacaaaatactctccctagtcgagtcaagacctcatggttgtgtccgtttatggtcatggaacacgttcctggttctgcgagagctctaggatttgcgcctccccacaaatccattcgaagcgaccccacttctctctaacataggtgattcctctgaatcattaaaagcatcatggttaatttggatttcctcaaaatccttaacctcaacatgcttaacctttccttcatgtcactgattggaatgggcTAGGAAGTATACAACTCCCTTTATTGATTTTGGGGcaccccccacagtgactccctttgggtttatgattaagtttgcctattgaacctagatcttgggatctccagtcaactaggttaggtttccctcatattcccttaATCTATGGGCTTTAAtcccattcctcttgacaacCTATACACCTTATctgtgcttaagccttttgttaacgggtccgcaatgttctcatttgacctcacatagtcaattgagataacacccgttgagataagttgtcgtaccgtgttgtgtctacgtcgaatgtgccttgatctgccattgtacatcatgctttgtgCTCTAGCAAGAGCAGACTGATTGTCACAATGTATGCAGATCGCCGTCaacggctttggccatcttg
This genomic stretch from Helianthus annuus cultivar XRQ/B chromosome 8, HanXRQr2.0-SUNRISE, whole genome shotgun sequence harbors:
- the LOC110871905 gene encoding ureide permease 1-like encodes the protein MYVVDSRGGAIACMLLALLFLGTWPAILTLLERRGRLPQHTYLDYTITNLLAAVIIAFTFGELGHTNDDKPNFLVQLSQNNWPSILFAMVGGVVLSLGNLSTQYAWAFVGLSVTEVITSSITVVIGTTLNYFLDDKINRAEILFPGVACFLIAVCLGSFVHASNAKDNKTKLERLGAGEKGVISNGSNPIPKKDLENGSVKVEKAKVGTASFLIELESRRAIKVFGKSTLIGLSICFFAGVCFSLFSPAFNLATNDQWNTLDDGVPHLSVYTAFFYFSCSCFVIAIILNITFLYRPAFNLPRSSIKAYLNDWDGRGWAFLAGFLCGFGNGLQFMGGQAAGYAAADAVQALPLVSTFWGVLFFGEYRKSSRRTYVLLVGMLSMFIVAVGVLMASSGHRKH